The nucleotide sequence ATGAAAACTATACCCCCTATTCCTTTCTGTTCGGACCCGACAGCCGGATGCAGTCCAATGCCACCGTCGTGGCTATCGCCAAGATGATTAAAGCCAAGGGCTGGAAGACCTATGTCACCCTGGGCCTGGATTATGAATGGGGGCGGGACGCCCAAAAGGTCTTTGTAACCAGTCTGGGTCAGACTTCGCCGGAGACCAAGCTCACCAAGGAATTCTGGGCCAAGCTGGGGGAAACGGATTTCACCTCCTATATCTCGGCCATTATGGGCCTGAAACCTGACTTCATGTTCGGGGCCATTGCCGGTAAAGATAATGAGACCTTTCTCCAGCAGGCCAAGGCCTCGGGACTCTTCAAACGGATCGTCTATCCCGGGGTTTTCCTGCCGGTCACGGAGTTGATGCAGCAGCGCAAGACCCTGCCCAGGGGAATCGTCGGGCTGGCCCGCTGCCCTTTCTTCGCCCATATGGACAACCCCATGATGCAGCAGTATGTCAAACTCTACCAGGACAAATTCGGAAAGGCGGATTATCCCGACGACTTTGCCTGTATGTACTTTGACGCCCTGAACGCCCTGGACCAGGCGGCCGCCAAGGCCAAATCGATTGATACCGAAACCCTCCGAAAGGCCTTGACCGGAGCCACCATCAATACCTGCCGGGGAAGATTGGCCATCAGGGACTGCAACAACCAGTTGGATGCCCCTTCCTATGTAGGAGAGGTGGTCGATGTCCCTCAATATCCCTTCCCCATATTTGACCCGAA is from Deltaproteobacteria bacterium and encodes:
- a CDS encoding ABC transporter substrate-binding protein, coding for MSNDQNHSVWDRFLPIINRRDFILTTLATGVMALLPRTVSSQSAQPYRIGVLLPTTGSGANYSERPIKGLPLIAAEINKRGGLSGKHPIELYFRDTQTKPDVGAREARSLILNEKVKTIIGTWSSAVAMAVQEVTHEHKVLHLAATSNSSKIVHENYTPYSFLFGPDSRMQSNATVVAIAKMIKAKGWKTYVTLGLDYEWGRDAQKVFVTSLGQTSPETKLTKEFWAKLGETDFTSYISAIMGLKPDFMFGAIAGKDNETFLQQAKASGLFKRIVYPGVFLPVTELMQQRKTLPRGIVGLARCPFFAHMDNPMMQQYVKLYQDKFGKADYPDDFACMYFDALNALDQAAAKAKSIDTETLRKALTGATINTCRGRLAIRDCNNQLDAPSYVGEVVDVPQYPFPIFDPKTLLVIKGDEVWLPSCEEVRKLQKKRS